One part of the Streptomyces ferrugineus genome encodes these proteins:
- a CDS encoding Crp/Fnr family transcriptional regulator, with amino-acid sequence MPPSIALRMNHALPVEHRERLLRVGREVSFPQGTRLFEEGGHANRFWIIRDGTAALDMHVPGRRPPVVETLGVGDLVGWSWLYEPYVWQLGAETVTPLRAYEFDAVAVRLTCLNDPEFGRAVEHWVGRVLAHRLNAARARLVDLYGIYETKETR; translated from the coding sequence ATGCCTCCCTCGATCGCCCTGCGCATGAACCACGCCCTGCCCGTGGAGCACCGCGAACGGCTGCTGCGCGTCGGCCGCGAGGTGAGCTTCCCGCAGGGCACCCGGCTGTTCGAGGAGGGCGGGCACGCGAACCGCTTCTGGATCATCCGGGACGGCACGGCCGCCCTCGACATGCATGTGCCCGGCCGCCGGCCGCCGGTCGTCGAGACGCTCGGCGTCGGTGACCTCGTCGGCTGGTCCTGGCTGTACGAGCCGTACGTCTGGCAGTTGGGCGCCGAGACCGTGACGCCGCTGCGGGCCTACGAGTTCGACGCCGTCGCCGTCCGCCTCACCTGCCTGAACGACCCCGAGTTCGGGCGTGCCGTGGAGCACTGGGTCGGCCGGGTGCTGGCGCATCGGCTCAACGCGGCCCGCGCCCGGCTGGTCGACCTGTACGGGATCTACGAGACGAAGGAAACACGATGA
- a CDS encoding universal stress protein: MERAIITGVDRSARSRAAADWAAREALSRGLPLRVVHVSPPDGAGPAERWPYRPETVADHVVAELTGRHPGLRAEGLNLTGAPAAALRTTAEDAELLVLGLRGEGDHPRIPVGSTASALVRACRRPMVLVPGAPAGEGPPGRADGVTLGFDARGPASGAVGLAFEAARLRGVRLHAVHTWALPAQAAKRPFPVLEEDRASWEDDEVQSLSDALRPWRGKYPDVDVLEDVVLLAPEVALAHASGNSGLVVIGRHSGDTALALLPHALCPVAVVPV; encoded by the coding sequence ATGGAGCGAGCGATCATCACCGGTGTGGACCGGTCGGCACGCAGCCGTGCCGCGGCGGACTGGGCCGCGCGTGAGGCGCTGTCGCGCGGCCTGCCCCTGCGGGTGGTGCACGTGTCGCCGCCGGACGGTGCGGGGCCGGCCGAGCGCTGGCCGTACCGCCCTGAGACGGTGGCGGACCACGTGGTCGCCGAACTCACCGGCCGGCACCCGGGTTTGCGGGCCGAGGGCCTGAACCTCACCGGGGCTCCGGCGGCGGCCCTGCGCACGACGGCCGAGGACGCGGAGCTGCTGGTGCTCGGTCTGCGCGGCGAGGGCGATCACCCCAGGATTCCCGTGGGCTCGACCGCCAGCGCCCTGGTCCGGGCGTGCCGGCGTCCGATGGTGCTGGTCCCCGGCGCGCCGGCGGGCGAGGGGCCGCCCGGCCGTGCCGACGGCGTGACCCTCGGGTTCGACGCCCGCGGCCCGGCGAGCGGCGCTGTCGGCCTCGCCTTCGAGGCGGCCCGGCTGCGCGGCGTACGGCTGCACGCCGTGCATACCTGGGCGCTGCCCGCGCAGGCGGCGAAGCGGCCCTTCCCCGTGCTGGAGGAGGACCGCGCCAGCTGGGAGGACGACGAGGTGCAGTCGCTGTCGGACGCGCTGCGGCCGTGGCGCGGCAAGTATCCGGACGTGGACGTTCTGGAGGACGTCGTGCTGCTCGCTCCGGAGGTCGCGCTCGCCCATGCCTCCGGGAACTCCGGTCTGGTGGTGATCGGCCGCCACTCGGGCGATACGGCGCTCGCACTGCTGCCACACGCCCTGTGCCCGGTCGCGGTCGTCCCGGTATAG
- the hypD gene encoding hydrogenase formation protein HypD — MKYLDEYRDPVLARRLLDELRQTATRPWRIMEVCGGQTHTLVRQGIDELLPAGMRMIHGPGCPVCVTPLETLDRAMAVAARPGVILTSFGDMLRVPGTDTDLLSLRARGADVRVVYAPMDAVRLAAEHPDREVVFLAVGFETTAPANATAVLHAAGLGLTNFSMLVSHVLVPPAMTALLDDPDCEVQAFLAAGHVCAVMGWREYEPIAARYRVPIVVTGFEPLDLLEGILMAVRQLESGRCEVENQYVRAVRRYGNTKAQDAVREVFQVTDRAWRGIGALPDSGLELAPRYRRFDAARRFDVAGLCPVEDPECIAGAVLTGARLPTDCSAYGTRCTPRHPLGAPMVSSEGTCAAFHAAGRTPARRTA; from the coding sequence ATGAAGTACCTCGACGAGTACCGCGATCCCGTCCTCGCCCGGCGGCTGCTGGACGAGCTGCGGCAGACCGCCACGCGCCCCTGGCGGATCATGGAGGTGTGCGGCGGTCAGACGCACACCCTCGTCCGCCAGGGCATCGACGAACTGCTGCCGGCCGGGATGCGGATGATCCACGGCCCCGGCTGCCCGGTCTGTGTGACCCCGCTGGAGACCCTGGACCGGGCCATGGCCGTCGCCGCCCGGCCCGGTGTGATCCTCACCAGCTTCGGCGACATGCTGCGCGTGCCCGGCACGGACACCGACCTGCTGTCGCTGCGGGCGCGGGGCGCGGACGTCCGTGTGGTCTACGCCCCGATGGACGCCGTACGCCTGGCCGCCGAGCACCCCGACAGGGAGGTCGTCTTCCTCGCGGTCGGCTTCGAGACGACCGCGCCGGCCAACGCGACGGCCGTGCTGCACGCGGCAGGCCTCGGGCTGACGAACTTCTCGATGCTGGTCAGCCATGTCCTGGTGCCGCCCGCGATGACCGCGCTGCTCGACGACCCGGACTGCGAGGTGCAGGCGTTCCTGGCGGCCGGGCATGTGTGCGCGGTGATGGGCTGGCGGGAGTACGAGCCGATCGCCGCCCGCTACCGGGTGCCGATCGTGGTCACCGGGTTCGAGCCGCTGGACCTGCTGGAGGGCATCCTGATGGCCGTACGACAGCTCGAGTCCGGGCGCTGTGAGGTCGAGAACCAGTACGTACGGGCCGTGCGACGCTACGGCAACACCAAGGCGCAGGACGCGGTCCGCGAGGTGTTCCAGGTGACCGACCGGGCCTGGCGGGGCATCGGGGCGCTGCCCGACAGCGGTCTGGAACTCGCCCCGCGATACCGGCGGTTCGATGCCGCCCGGCGCTTCGACGTGGCCGGGCTGTGCCCCGTCGAGGACCCCGAGTGCATCGCCGGCGCCGTCCTCACCGGGGCCAGACTGCCCACCGACTGCTCGGCGTACGGCACCCGCTGCACGCCTCGCCACCCCCTCGGCGCGCCCATGGTGTCGTCCGAGGGCACCTGCGCCGCCTTCCACGCGGCCGGACGCACTCCCGCGAGGAGGACGGCATGA
- a CDS encoding FAD/NAD(P)-binding protein: MTTVPVPHRVVARRTETADTVTLCLEPVAAALPDFAPGQFAMVHSFGRGEIPVSVSSVQATGGLAHTVRSVGAVSEGLCATRVGDVVGIRGPYGNSWELRRARGSDVLIVAGGIGLAPLRPLVLGALAEPEAYRRVNVLVGARTPDDLIGRREVESWPTAFTGMTVDQPAPGWRGDVGVVTQLLGRALFDPGSTWAFVCGPEPMIRAAARELVQRGVPHDRVRVSLERNMRCATGHCGHCQLGPLLLCQAGPVVTWAQAEPLLSVREL, encoded by the coding sequence ATGACCACCGTGCCGGTCCCCCATCGCGTGGTCGCCCGCCGGACGGAGACCGCGGACACGGTCACGCTGTGCCTGGAACCGGTGGCCGCGGCGCTGCCCGACTTCGCGCCGGGACAGTTCGCGATGGTGCACTCCTTCGGCCGGGGCGAGATCCCGGTCTCGGTGAGCTCCGTCCAGGCCACGGGCGGCCTGGCGCACACCGTCCGCTCCGTGGGCGCCGTCTCCGAAGGGCTGTGCGCCACGCGGGTCGGCGATGTCGTCGGGATCCGCGGCCCCTACGGCAACAGCTGGGAACTGCGGCGGGCGCGCGGCAGTGACGTGCTGATCGTGGCCGGCGGCATCGGCCTCGCCCCGCTGCGGCCGTTGGTCCTCGGCGCGCTGGCCGAGCCGGAGGCATACCGCCGCGTCAACGTCCTCGTCGGGGCCCGCACCCCGGACGACCTGATCGGCCGCCGGGAGGTGGAGAGCTGGCCCACCGCCTTCACCGGGATGACGGTCGACCAGCCCGCTCCCGGCTGGCGCGGGGACGTCGGCGTGGTCACCCAGCTCCTGGGGCGGGCGCTCTTCGACCCCGGCTCCACCTGGGCGTTCGTCTGCGGGCCCGAGCCCATGATCCGGGCCGCCGCCCGCGAACTCGTCCAGCGCGGTGTCCCGCACGACCGTGTCCGCGTGTCGCTGGAGCGCAACATGCGCTGCGCGACGGGGCACTGCGGGCACTGCCAGCTCGGCCCGCTGCTGCTGTGCCAGGCGGGGCCCGTGGTGACCTGGGCGCAGGCCGAACCCCTGCTGTCGGTAAGGGAGTTGTGA
- a CDS encoding CBS domain-containing protein has translation MTESPYTVSDVMTHTVVAVGSEAPFKEIVELLDQWKVSAVPVLAGEGRVIGVVSEADLLPKEEFRNADEINGGLVERRKAAALTAGELMTTPAVTVHADASLAEAARIMARRHVKRLPVVDGVGMLQGIVSRSDLLKVFLRSDAEIADEIRSQVMTCMPITTALGVSVTEGVVTLSGAMPERGLVPVVARAVRAVEGVVDVQLDISHR, from the coding sequence ATGACTGAATCTCCGTACACCGTGAGCGATGTGATGACCCACACCGTCGTCGCCGTCGGCAGCGAGGCGCCCTTCAAGGAGATCGTCGAGCTGCTCGACCAGTGGAAGGTCAGCGCCGTGCCGGTGCTGGCCGGTGAGGGCAGGGTCATCGGCGTGGTCTCCGAGGCCGATCTGCTGCCCAAGGAGGAGTTCCGCAACGCCGACGAGATCAACGGCGGTCTCGTGGAGCGTCGCAAGGCGGCGGCGCTGACCGCGGGCGAGCTGATGACCACCCCGGCGGTGACCGTGCACGCGGACGCCTCACTGGCAGAAGCGGCGCGCATCATGGCCCGCAGGCATGTCAAACGGCTTCCGGTCGTGGACGGCGTCGGCATGCTCCAGGGCATCGTCAGCCGCAGCGATCTGCTGAAGGTGTTCCTGCGTTCCGACGCGGAGATCGCCGACGAGATCCGCAGCCAGGTGATGACCTGCATGCCAATCACCACCGCGCTGGGTGTCTCGGTCACCGAGGGCGTGGTCACGCTCAGCGGTGCGATGCCCGAGCGCGGGCTCGTGCCGGTGGTGGCCCGGGCCGTGCGGGCGGTCGAGGGAGTCGTCGACGTCCAGTTGGACATCAGTCACCGGTGA
- a CDS encoding hydrogenase maturation protease, producing the protein MRRRGRIAVIGVGNEFRRDDGVGWAVLARLRERAEERALPPDTDLATCDGDPGRLLGLWEGARLAVVVDAAHAHPGTPGRVHRLALDAGLVAQPSTTSSHGLGLGEAVELARVLGMLPERLIVYAVEGAESEFGTGLSPAVAAAVEPVATAIEGEIARSGHAPAGGQR; encoded by the coding sequence ATGAGGAGACGCGGTCGCATCGCCGTCATCGGGGTCGGGAACGAGTTCCGGCGCGACGACGGCGTGGGCTGGGCCGTGCTCGCCCGGTTGCGCGAGCGGGCCGAGGAGCGGGCGTTGCCGCCGGACACCGACCTCGCGACCTGCGACGGCGACCCGGGACGGCTGCTCGGCCTGTGGGAGGGCGCCCGCCTCGCGGTCGTCGTCGACGCCGCCCACGCCCACCCGGGCACCCCCGGACGGGTGCACCGCCTGGCTCTTGACGCCGGGCTCGTCGCACAGCCGTCGACCACCAGCTCCCACGGGCTGGGACTGGGCGAGGCCGTGGAGCTGGCCCGGGTGCTGGGCATGCTGCCCGAGCGGCTGATCGTGTACGCCGTCGAGGGCGCCGAGAGCGAGTTCGGTACCGGCCTCTCCCCCGCCGTCGCGGCCGCGGTGGAGCCCGTCGCGACGGCGATCGAGGGCGAGATCGCGCGCAGTGGTCACGCGCCGGCCGGGGGGCAGCGATGA
- a CDS encoding NADH-quinone oxidoreductase subunit B family protein, which produces MAPTLAVFKLASCDGCQLTLLDCEDELLALTGVVEIAHFLEATSAVAPGPYDLSLVEGSVTTAEDAERIRAIRAASRHLVTIGACATAGGIQALRNFADVDEYRRVVYAHPEYVETLATSTPVSAHVDVDFELRGCPIDRRQLIEVITAFLAGRKPDIPDHSVCFECKRRGTVCVTVAHGTPCLGPVTHAGCGALCPAYHRGCFGCFGPSGSVNLPALIPLLRRDGLDEDDVERFLHTFNAAAFEKFEKELET; this is translated from the coding sequence ATGGCCCCCACACTCGCCGTGTTCAAACTGGCCTCCTGCGACGGCTGCCAGCTCACCCTGCTGGACTGTGAGGACGAACTCCTGGCGCTGACGGGCGTGGTGGAGATCGCCCACTTCCTGGAGGCGACCAGCGCGGTGGCGCCCGGACCGTACGACCTGTCCCTCGTCGAGGGCTCGGTCACCACGGCCGAGGACGCCGAGCGGATCCGTGCCATCAGGGCGGCCTCGCGCCACCTGGTGACCATCGGGGCGTGCGCGACCGCCGGGGGCATCCAGGCGCTGCGGAACTTCGCGGACGTCGACGAGTACCGGCGCGTGGTGTACGCGCACCCCGAGTACGTCGAGACGCTGGCCACGTCCACGCCCGTGTCGGCGCACGTGGACGTCGACTTCGAGCTACGGGGCTGCCCGATCGACCGGCGTCAGCTCATCGAGGTGATCACCGCCTTCCTCGCCGGCCGCAAGCCGGACATCCCGGACCACAGCGTGTGCTTCGAGTGCAAACGGCGCGGCACCGTCTGTGTGACCGTCGCCCACGGCACTCCCTGCCTCGGCCCGGTGACACACGCCGGCTGCGGGGCGCTGTGCCCGGCGTACCACCGCGGCTGCTTCGGCTGCTTCGGCCCGTCCGGGTCGGTGAACCTGCCCGCGCTGATCCCGCTACTGCGCCGCGACGGGCTCGACGAGGACGACGTGGAGCGGTTCCTGCACACGTTCAACGCCGCCGCGTTCGAGAAGTTCGAGAAGGAGTTGGAGACGTGA
- a CDS encoding 4Fe-4S dicluster domain-containing protein encodes MTALTAPAVLDRDGLDALVAVLVAKGRTVIGPTVRDGAIVLSELTSADALPYGWGVELDAGRYRLVSREDGAAFAHSAGPQSWKSWLHPARERLWSADRTAESDVAFTAAEPAEPSYAFLGVRPCDLRAIAIQDRVLTGGRYEDTGYRRRRGKAFVIAAECTEPGATCFCVSTGGGPAADPGYDLALTEVVDEDGHRFLVRVGSDEGAELLKAIPHRTADPVTESTADAAVEAARDRMGRSLPPVDLRTLMGASLTAERWDDVAARCLTCGNCTMVCPTCFCTTTEEVTDLTGDHTERWQRWDSCFDLDFSYLHGGPVRSSPRSRYRQWLTHKLSTWHDQFGTAGCVGCGRCITWCPAGIDITEEVAALDAELTAHAETGTESD; translated from the coding sequence ATGACCGCCCTCACAGCCCCCGCCGTGCTCGACCGGGATGGTCTGGACGCGCTGGTCGCCGTCCTCGTGGCGAAGGGACGCACGGTCATCGGGCCCACCGTCCGCGACGGCGCGATCGTGCTCTCGGAGCTGACCTCGGCGGACGCGCTGCCCTACGGCTGGGGCGTCGAACTGGACGCCGGGCGGTATCGGCTGGTCTCCCGCGAGGACGGCGCGGCCTTCGCGCACAGCGCCGGACCGCAGTCCTGGAAGTCCTGGCTGCACCCGGCGCGAGAGCGGCTGTGGAGCGCCGACCGGACGGCCGAGTCAGACGTCGCCTTCACCGCGGCCGAGCCGGCCGAGCCCTCGTACGCCTTTCTCGGCGTCCGGCCCTGTGACCTGCGGGCCATCGCGATCCAGGACCGGGTGCTGACCGGCGGGCGGTACGAGGACACCGGGTACCGCAGGCGTCGCGGCAAGGCGTTTGTGATCGCCGCCGAGTGCACCGAGCCCGGGGCGACCTGCTTCTGTGTGTCCACCGGCGGCGGCCCCGCGGCCGACCCCGGCTACGACCTGGCGCTGACCGAGGTCGTGGACGAGGACGGGCACCGCTTCCTCGTCCGCGTCGGCAGCGACGAGGGCGCCGAACTGCTCAAGGCGATACCGCACCGCACCGCCGACCCGGTCACGGAGTCGACCGCCGACGCCGCCGTGGAGGCGGCCCGTGACCGCATGGGCCGTTCGCTGCCCCCGGTCGACCTGCGCACCCTCATGGGGGCGAGCCTGACCGCCGAGCGCTGGGACGACGTCGCCGCCCGCTGTCTGACCTGCGGCAACTGCACCATGGTCTGCCCGACCTGCTTCTGCACCACCACCGAGGAGGTCACGGACCTCACCGGTGACCACACCGAGCGCTGGCAGCGCTGGGACTCCTGCTTCGACCTGGACTTCTCCTATCTGCACGGCGGACCGGTCCGCTCCTCCCCCCGCAGCCGCTACCGGCAGTGGCTCACCCACAAGCTCTCCACCTGGCACGACCAGTTCGGCACGGCCGGATGCGTCGGCTGCGGACGCTGCATCACCTGGTGCCCGGCCGGCATCGACATCACGGAGGAGGTCGCCGCCCTCGACGCCGAACTCACCGCTCACGCCGAAACCGGAACGGAGTCGGACTGA
- a CDS encoding Ni/Fe hydrogenase subunit alpha, with protein sequence MTHRGSRLLHVGSLSRVEGEGALRLHVHDGTVTEARLEIYEPPRFFEAFLRGRSHTEPPDITARVCGICPVAYQMSACAAIEDACGVTVDPVIGDLRRLLYCGEWIESQALHIYLLHAPDFLGRASAIELARTHRAEVERGLRLKKAGNSLMELLGGRAVHPVNVRLGGFHRVPTRDELRPVAEELKRALDDAWDTVRWVAGFEFPDARVEADLLALAEPDTYAIESGTPTVLRADGTTDTFPVRDFTERVAETHVPHSTALHSRLDGRLHLTGSLARFAISGARLSPVAVQASVAAGLGDPRDGAVCRNPFRSILVRAVETVYAVAEALRIIETYTPPARPYTEVPPVAALGHGATEAPRGVLYHRYELDADGIVTSALLVPPTAQNQGAIEDDLRRLAQRAIGEGDPDDSELTALCERAIRNHDPCISCSTHFLDLTVVRT encoded by the coding sequence GTGACGCACCGTGGTTCCCGTCTGCTGCACGTCGGCTCGCTGTCCCGGGTCGAGGGCGAGGGCGCGCTGCGCCTGCACGTCCACGACGGCACGGTCACCGAGGCGAGGCTGGAGATCTACGAGCCGCCCCGGTTCTTCGAGGCGTTCCTGCGCGGGCGCTCCCACACGGAACCGCCGGACATCACGGCCCGGGTGTGCGGGATCTGCCCGGTGGCGTACCAGATGAGCGCCTGCGCGGCGATCGAGGACGCGTGCGGGGTGACGGTCGACCCGGTGATCGGCGATCTGCGGCGGCTGCTGTACTGCGGCGAGTGGATCGAGAGCCAGGCGCTGCACATCTATCTGCTGCACGCGCCGGACTTCCTGGGCCGCGCGAGCGCGATCGAGCTGGCCCGCACGCACCGCGCCGAGGTCGAGCGGGGACTCAGGCTGAAGAAGGCGGGCAACTCGCTGATGGAGCTGCTCGGCGGGCGGGCCGTGCATCCGGTGAACGTCCGGCTGGGCGGCTTCCACCGCGTGCCGACGCGCGACGAACTGCGGCCGGTCGCCGAGGAGTTGAAGCGGGCGCTCGACGACGCGTGGGACACCGTGCGCTGGGTCGCCGGCTTCGAGTTCCCGGATGCCCGGGTCGAGGCCGATCTGCTGGCGCTGGCCGAGCCGGACACGTACGCCATCGAGAGCGGGACACCGACCGTGCTGCGCGCCGACGGCACCACGGACACCTTTCCCGTACGGGACTTCACCGAGCGCGTCGCCGAGACGCACGTCCCGCACTCCACGGCACTGCACTCGCGGCTCGACGGGAGGCTCCATCTCACCGGTTCCCTGGCCCGGTTCGCGATCAGCGGCGCCCGGCTCTCGCCGGTGGCGGTGCAGGCGAGCGTGGCAGCGGGGCTGGGTGATCCGCGCGACGGGGCGGTGTGCCGCAATCCGTTCCGGTCGATCCTGGTGCGGGCGGTGGAGACGGTGTACGCCGTCGCCGAGGCGCTGCGGATCATCGAGACGTACACCCCGCCCGCGCGCCCCTACACGGAGGTGCCCCCCGTCGCGGCCCTCGGGCACGGGGCCACCGAGGCGCCCCGCGGGGTGCTCTACCACCGCTACGAACTCGACGCCGACGGGATCGTGACCAGCGCGCTGCTGGTGCCGCCGACCGCGCAGAACCAGGGCGCGATCGAGGACGACCTGCGGCGGCTGGCCCAGCGGGCGATCGGCGAGGGCGACCCGGACGACAGTGAGCTGACGGCCCTGTGCGAGCGGGCGATCCGCAACCACGACCCGTGCATCTCCTGCTCGACCCACTTCCTCGACCTGACGGTCGTCCGTACCTGA
- the hypF gene encoding carbamoyltransferase HypF, which yields MTVRHFSVEGIVQGVGFRPFVYRTAVGLGLHGWVANVDGHVEGEVCGPTPAVEEFATRLRTDAPALARVRRVRLTDGAHRRPYDTGFQVRLSAPGGPDTAPREIPPDAAVCDACLSELYDPRDRRYRYPFINCTDCGPRATIIEGLPYDRIRTTMRRFPLCAECAAEYADPRDRRFHAEPVACPACGPRLAWEELRGEEALRAAVRTVDRGGIVALKGLGGYQLVCDAGDPVAVAELRRRKRRPAKPLAVMVADLAAAARLAQISAGERAALVSPERPVVLLGRRRWRGRAAPLAPGVHPGLSRVGLFLPTTGLHHLLLDGLARPLVVTSGNLSDEPIAIDDAAARSSLAAVADGFLTHDRPIRSRYDDSVVRFTGRTRITVRRARGLAPAPLPLAVRRPVAGAGAQLKHTFTLAADGRAHIGPHTGDLADLPTYDAFTASYDHLRELTGIEPAVLAHDLHPGYLSTRWAMEQPLRRVAVQHHHAHVAACAAEHGVRGPFLGVAYDGLGLGDDGTLWGGEILVAELSGYRRVGRFATAPLPGGDAAVRHPSRTALGHLLGGETLGSPRPYPWLTRPFTERLDPAEVAAVRAMVARDVNCPRASSAGRLFDTVAALLGLTDEVSYEGEAAVRLEATAGDERAVPLAHRVVRAQGLWVYDSVPTLSDLLRRQRDGEPPSRLAAAFHLTLAIVTAELVARAVGEGAPRTVCLGGGCFVNRRLLTEVKRRLQAQGLRVLVGGQVPVGDGGISYGQAAVAAARLAREG from the coding sequence ATGACCGTGCGTCACTTCTCCGTCGAGGGCATCGTCCAGGGCGTCGGCTTCCGGCCCTTCGTCTATCGGACCGCGGTCGGACTCGGCCTGCACGGCTGGGTGGCCAACGTCGACGGCCATGTGGAGGGCGAGGTCTGCGGGCCGACGCCTGCGGTCGAGGAGTTCGCCACCCGGCTGCGCACCGACGCACCGGCCCTCGCCCGGGTGCGCCGCGTCCGGCTGACCGACGGCGCGCACCGTCGGCCGTACGACACGGGATTCCAGGTACGGCTCAGCGCCCCCGGCGGCCCGGACACGGCACCCCGCGAGATCCCGCCGGACGCGGCCGTCTGCGACGCCTGCCTCAGCGAGCTGTACGACCCCCGCGACCGCCGCTACCGCTACCCGTTCATCAACTGCACCGACTGCGGCCCGCGCGCCACGATCATCGAGGGCCTGCCGTACGACCGGATCCGCACGACCATGCGCCGCTTCCCGCTGTGCGCCGAGTGCGCCGCCGAGTACGCCGACCCCCGCGACCGGCGGTTCCACGCCGAACCCGTCGCCTGCCCGGCCTGCGGGCCACGGCTCGCCTGGGAGGAGCTGCGCGGCGAGGAGGCGCTGCGGGCGGCGGTGCGCACGGTCGACCGGGGCGGCATCGTCGCGTTGAAGGGGCTGGGCGGCTATCAGCTGGTGTGCGACGCGGGCGACCCGGTGGCCGTGGCGGAGCTGCGGCGTCGTAAGCGGCGTCCGGCGAAGCCGCTCGCCGTGATGGTCGCGGACCTCGCCGCGGCCGCGCGGCTCGCGCAGATCAGCGCGGGCGAGCGCGCGGCCCTGGTATCCCCGGAGCGCCCGGTGGTGCTGCTGGGCCGTCGCCGGTGGCGTGGGCGCGCGGCTCCCCTCGCCCCCGGGGTCCATCCCGGCCTGAGCCGGGTCGGCCTGTTCCTGCCCACCACCGGCCTGCACCATCTCCTCCTGGACGGGCTGGCGCGGCCGCTCGTGGTCACCAGCGGCAATCTCAGCGACGAGCCGATCGCCATCGACGACGCAGCGGCACGCAGCAGCCTGGCCGCCGTGGCGGACGGATTCCTCACGCACGACCGGCCGATCCGGTCCCGGTACGACGACTCCGTGGTGCGGTTCACCGGGCGGACCAGGATCACGGTCCGCCGGGCGCGCGGGCTGGCTCCCGCCCCGCTGCCGCTGGCGGTACGGCGGCCGGTGGCCGGTGCCGGCGCCCAGCTCAAGCACACCTTCACCCTCGCCGCCGACGGCCGGGCCCACATCGGTCCGCACACCGGGGACCTGGCCGACCTCCCGACGTACGACGCGTTCACGGCGTCGTACGACCACCTCAGGGAGCTCACCGGAATCGAGCCCGCCGTCCTCGCCCACGACCTGCACCCGGGATACCTGTCCACGCGGTGGGCGATGGAGCAGCCGCTGCGCCGCGTCGCGGTGCAGCACCACCACGCGCACGTGGCCGCCTGCGCGGCCGAGCACGGGGTGCGCGGCCCATTCCTCGGGGTCGCCTACGACGGGCTGGGGCTGGGCGACGACGGGACGCTGTGGGGCGGCGAGATCCTCGTCGCCGAGCTGAGCGGCTACCGCCGCGTGGGCAGGTTCGCCACGGCGCCCCTGCCCGGCGGCGACGCGGCGGTACGCCATCCCTCCCGCACCGCCCTCGGCCATCTGCTGGGCGGCGAGACGCTGGGCTCCCCGCGCCCCTACCCCTGGCTCACCCGGCCCTTCACCGAGCGGCTCGACCCGGCCGAGGTCGCGGCCGTGCGCGCCATGGTCGCGCGGGACGTCAACTGCCCGCGTGCGTCCAGCGCCGGACGGCTCTTCGACACGGTGGCGGCACTGCTCGGTCTCACCGACGAGGTGAGTTACGAGGGTGAGGCGGCCGTCCGGCTCGAAGCGACGGCCGGCGACGAGCGTGCCGTACCGCTCGCCCATCGGGTGGTACGGGCGCAGGGCCTGTGGGTGTACGACTCCGTGCCGACGCTGTCCGATCTGCTGCGGCGGCAGCGGGACGGGGAGCCGCCGTCCCGGCTGGCGGCGGCCTTCCATCTGACGCTCGCGATCGTCACCGCCGAACTCGTGGCGCGGGCCGTGGGCGAGGGCGCGCCGCGCACGGTGTGCCTGGGCGGCGGCTGCTTCGTGAACCGGCGGCTGCTGACCGAGGTGAAGCGCCGGCTGCAGGCACAGGGCCTGCGGGTGCTGGTCGGCGGTCAGGTCCCCGTCGGGGACGGCGGCATCAGCTACGGCCAGGCGGCGGTCGCGGCCGCACGGCTGGCCCGGGAGGGGTGA
- a CDS encoding HypC/HybG/HupF family hydrogenase formation chaperone: MCLGIPGRILEVHDDAGLRMATVDFGGIRREVCLSCTPEAAVGSYVIVHVGFAITQVDEAEAQRTLDVLRSMADAVESELGEPLP; this comes from the coding sequence ATGTGCCTGGGCATCCCCGGGCGGATCCTGGAGGTCCACGACGACGCGGGCCTGCGCATGGCGACGGTCGACTTCGGCGGAATCCGGCGCGAGGTCTGTCTGAGCTGCACGCCCGAGGCGGCCGTCGGGTCGTACGTCATCGTGCACGTCGGCTTCGCGATCACCCAGGTCGACGAGGCGGAGGCACAGCGCACGCTCGACGTGCTGCGGTCGATGGCGGACGCGGTGGAGAGCGAGCTGGGCGAGCCGCTCCCCTGA